The following coding sequences lie in one Maribacter forsetii DSM 18668 genomic window:
- a CDS encoding TonB-dependent receptor — MFQKILGIWLIFSLCSTAFAQDSFQIKGVVQHAKDFTPAQGATIIGKKIYAVSSENGAFTINNVTKGTYTFTLSHIGCEPTTLSVDVQQNMDELKVYLVESATVLEEVKVNGKTKRREAKEVPIVTQTVSKEFLEQNRENTLMQTLSKIAGVSTINIGSGQSKPVIRGLGFNRVAVVQNGIKHEAQQWGNDHGLEIDQHGIENIQIIKGPASLLYGSDAIAGVVDIQPNQTPLPNSFGGEVNILGESNNDLLGVSAGITSRKDKWFYRGRLTYRDYADYKVPADRINYENYVFELDDNNLRNTAGNEADASLGIGYVTEGFKSETVFSNVNAKNGFFANAHGLEVRTSSIDYDSSNRDVDLPYHKVNHFKITNNTSISAGEHLLHIDLGYQNNNREEHSEPVPHGYMPTPPDTKERLFIKNTYSLNFRDDFNPTDKHDMVVGLNTEYQNNNIGGWGFLIPEYNRFTAGVFAYDQFEINSNFHVLGGLRYDVGRVDTKAYYDWYPSTVNNADGSTSYIHQQRSKDKTLDFGSLSASLGLSYIQDKTSYKINVGRSFRMPLANELASDGVNYHMYRYERGNLDLDPEVSYQLDLSVEHTENSFSVGVSPFVNIFQNYIYLNPTSSYYETIQIYEYTQAEVFRIGGEFNASATITKNLQLDASVEYVYSEQTSGPKKGFTLPFSPPLSGLLSARYQFEKLLIFNKPQLIADYRITAAQEEIVPPEEKTDGYQVLNMSFLSELDVFKNSLPLEMRVKLNNVFDTKYFNHTSFYRLIDVPEAGRNISLSLTVPFQ, encoded by the coding sequence ATGTTTCAGAAAATACTGGGTATTTGGCTAATTTTTAGTCTTTGCTCAACAGCGTTTGCACAAGATTCTTTTCAAATAAAAGGGGTTGTGCAACACGCAAAAGACTTTACACCTGCCCAAGGTGCAACAATTATAGGTAAAAAAATTTATGCAGTTTCATCAGAAAATGGTGCTTTTACCATCAACAATGTGACTAAAGGCACCTACACTTTTACCTTATCTCATATTGGTTGCGAACCTACAACCCTAAGTGTTGACGTACAGCAAAATATGGACGAATTAAAGGTTTATTTGGTTGAATCCGCAACGGTTCTTGAAGAGGTCAAAGTCAACGGAAAAACTAAAAGAAGGGAAGCAAAAGAAGTTCCTATTGTTACCCAAACGGTTTCCAAAGAATTTCTTGAACAGAATAGAGAAAACACCTTAATGCAAACTTTGAGTAAAATTGCCGGAGTGAGTACGATCAATATTGGTTCTGGGCAGTCAAAACCGGTTATTAGAGGTTTGGGTTTTAATAGGGTTGCCGTGGTACAAAATGGTATTAAACACGAAGCACAGCAATGGGGCAATGACCACGGTCTAGAAATTGACCAACACGGTATTGAAAACATTCAAATCATTAAAGGTCCGGCTTCTTTATTATATGGTTCTGATGCTATTGCCGGTGTGGTAGATATTCAACCTAACCAAACTCCGTTACCCAATTCTTTTGGTGGTGAAGTCAATATCCTTGGAGAAAGTAATAATGATCTGTTGGGTGTTTCAGCTGGTATAACATCTAGAAAAGATAAATGGTTCTATAGAGGTAGATTAACCTATAGGGATTATGCAGATTATAAAGTTCCCGCAGATAGAATCAATTATGAAAACTATGTTTTTGAACTAGATGATAATAATTTAAGGAACACTGCAGGTAACGAAGCAGATGCCAGTTTAGGTATTGGTTATGTAACTGAGGGATTCAAATCTGAAACCGTTTTTAGTAATGTAAATGCAAAAAATGGATTCTTTGCCAATGCACATGGCTTGGAAGTACGAACTTCTAGTATAGATTATGATAGCTCTAACAGAGATGTTGACCTTCCATATCACAAAGTAAATCACTTTAAAATAACGAACAATACTTCAATCAGTGCCGGGGAACATTTATTACATATAGATCTTGGTTATCAAAACAATAATAGAGAAGAACATTCAGAACCTGTACCGCACGGGTATATGCCTACACCACCGGACACTAAAGAAAGGTTGTTCATTAAAAACACCTACTCCTTAAATTTTAGAGACGACTTTAACCCTACCGATAAACATGATATGGTGGTTGGTCTAAACACGGAATATCAAAATAATAATATTGGTGGTTGGGGATTTCTAATACCAGAATACAACCGTTTTACAGCGGGTGTTTTTGCGTATGATCAGTTTGAGATTAATTCTAATTTTCATGTCTTAGGCGGATTGCGTTATGATGTCGGTAGGGTAGATACCAAGGCATATTATGATTGGTATCCTTCAACTGTAAATAATGCCGATGGTTCCACATCATATATTCACCAACAAAGGTCTAAAGACAAAACCTTAGATTTTGGGAGTCTTAGTGCTTCTTTAGGGTTAAGTTATATTCAAGATAAAACCAGTTACAAAATAAATGTAGGTAGAAGTTTTAGAATGCCATTGGCTAACGAATTGGCGTCTGACGGAGTTAACTATCACATGTATCGCTACGAAAGAGGTAATCTAGATTTAGACCCCGAAGTTTCGTATCAGCTAGACTTATCCGTAGAACATACTGAAAACTCTTTCAGTGTTGGCGTTAGTCCGTTCGTAAATATTTTTCAAAATTATATTTACCTGAATCCAACTTCAAGTTATTACGAAACCATACAAATTTACGAGTACACGCAGGCTGAAGTATTTAGAATAGGTGGTGAATTCAACGCAAGTGCTACTATTACTAAAAACTTGCAGTTAGATGCATCTGTAGAGTATGTGTATTCAGAGCAAACCAGTGGTCCTAAAAAAGGATTTACATTACCGTTTTCTCCGCCTTTATCTGGATTGTTATCTGCCCGATATCAATTTGAAAAGCTTTTGATTTTTAACAAACCACAATTGATTGCGGATTATAGAATTACCGCAGCACAAGAAGAAATTGTGCCACCAGAAGAAAAAACAGACGGCTATCAAGTATTGAACATGTCTTTCTTATCAGAATTGGATGTGTTTAAAAACAGCTTACCACTAGAAATGCGCGTAAAACTGAATAACGTATTCGACACCAAATATTTTAATCATACTAGTTTTTATAGGCTCATAGATGTGCCAGAAGCCGGTAGAAATATCTCATTATCACTAACGGTACCCTTTCAATAA